The Pseudomonas sp. R4-35-07 genome contains a region encoding:
- a CDS encoding 3-deoxy-7-phosphoheptulonate synthase, translating into MNVSVAALPVSTLDSANEALTQRLPSALELKHQLPLSPFLNEQVHAHRQAVRAILNGHDPRLLVIVGPCSIHDPQSALEYARNLKKLALEVSDQMLLVIRAYVEKPRTTVGWKGLAYDPHLDGSDDMAAGLTLSRELMREMLRLGLPVATELLQPMAAGYFDDLLSWVAIGARTTESQIHREMASGLGMPVGFKNGTDGGVAIACDAMRSASHPHRHFGVDSQGHPATIQTSGNPDTHLVLRGGHRGPNYDAQSVSQVKHDLAKSNVAARIMVDCSHANSGKDPLRQPAVFSEVLEQRLQGDTSLIGMMLESHLFEGCQPLSPSMKYGVSVTDGCLGWAGTEQLLRSAAERLREHSHTQ; encoded by the coding sequence ATGAACGTCTCTGTCGCCGCTTTGCCCGTCTCCACCCTGGACAGCGCCAATGAAGCCCTGACCCAGCGCCTGCCCAGCGCCCTTGAGCTCAAGCATCAACTGCCCCTCAGCCCGTTCCTCAATGAACAGGTGCACGCCCACCGCCAAGCCGTGCGCGCCATCCTCAATGGGCATGATCCACGCTTGCTGGTGATTGTCGGCCCGTGCTCGATACACGACCCGCAATCGGCCCTGGAATACGCGCGCAACCTGAAGAAGCTCGCGCTTGAAGTCAGCGACCAGATGCTGCTGGTCATTCGCGCCTACGTCGAAAAACCGCGCACGACCGTTGGCTGGAAAGGCCTGGCTTACGATCCGCACCTCGATGGCAGCGACGACATGGCCGCAGGCCTGACCCTGTCCCGGGAACTGATGCGCGAAATGCTGCGCCTGGGCCTGCCGGTCGCCACCGAGCTGCTGCAACCCATGGCCGCCGGCTACTTCGATGACCTGCTCAGTTGGGTCGCGATTGGTGCGCGCACCACCGAATCGCAGATCCACCGCGAAATGGCCAGCGGCCTGGGCATGCCCGTTGGCTTCAAAAACGGCACCGACGGCGGCGTCGCGATTGCCTGTGACGCGATGCGCTCGGCCTCGCACCCGCACCGCCACTTCGGCGTCGACAGCCAGGGCCATCCGGCGACCATCCAGACGTCTGGCAACCCCGACACCCACCTGGTGCTGCGCGGCGGTCACCGCGGGCCAAACTACGATGCGCAGAGCGTGTCCCAAGTCAAACATGACCTGGCCAAATCCAACGTTGCGGCACGCATCATGGTCGATTGCAGCCACGCCAACAGCGGCAAAGACCCGTTGCGCCAGCCGGCGGTGTTCAGCGAGGTGCTGGAGCAACGCTTGCAAGGCGATACGTCGCTGATCGGCATGATGCTCGAAAGCCACCTGTTCGAAGGTTGCCAGCCTCTGAGCCCGTCAATGAAATACGGCGTGTCGGTAACCGATGGCTGCCTGGGTTGGGCGGGCACCGAGCAGTTGCTGCGCAGTGCCGCCGAGCGCCTTCGTGAACACAGCCATACCCAATGA
- a CDS encoding chemotaxis protein CheY, translated as MPNKALTVLLADDLHLQRLYIEKMLNQLGYYRIVPVQTFEEVQILTAIPAEPFDVLIINAGLAAHARGPHPQARHVLIYDDLDLGGPGGAMPTVAVRLPGVPDNVNLEHFMDIIDPPEAMTGLRVLPWLRALSRGPVVGV; from the coding sequence ATGCCGAACAAAGCACTGACCGTCCTGCTTGCCGATGATCTGCACTTGCAGCGGCTCTACATCGAAAAGATGCTTAACCAGTTGGGGTATTACCGGATCGTGCCGGTGCAAACCTTCGAAGAAGTCCAGATTCTCACCGCCATTCCGGCCGAACCCTTCGATGTGCTGATCATCAATGCGGGGCTGGCGGCCCATGCGCGTGGGCCCCACCCTCAGGCACGCCATGTATTGATCTACGACGACCTTGACCTGGGTGGTCCCGGCGGCGCAATGCCGACGGTAGCGGTACGCCTGCCGGGCGTACCGGATAACGTCAATCTCGAACATTTCATGGACATCATCGACCCCCCCGAGGCCATGACCGGCTTGCGGGTTTTGCCGTGGCTAAGGGCGCTGTCCCGCGGACCGGTGGTCGGCGTCTAG